The Pseudoalteromonas rubra region ACAGCCCTCAGGCCGCGATTTCTTATAATGTCAGACTTAACCAACTGATTGGGAGCCCAGCCTACCCGCGAGACGAACAGACTCTGCGTGAGCAAGCGACCATGCACATCAGCCGAGCCCACAACCCGGCCGGGTTTAAACGCCAGCTTGCTGCCATTACGGCCAGCGGTGACAGGCGCCATTTGCTCACCCGGATTAAAGCGCCCACTTTGGTGATCCACGGCACCCACGATCCCATTTTTCCGCTCACAGCAGGCCAGCAAACTGCCGCCGAAATTCGCAAAGCAAGACTCAAAATCGTTGAAGGTCTGGGCCATGACTTTCCGCCTATGCTGATGGGAAAAATGGCAAAGTGGATTGCAAAGCACGTGAAAAAAGCCGAACTCAAACGGCTAAAAAAGAAACGGAAGAAAAAGACGGCTACTGAGCAAGTCGAACGACTATCAACACAAACGAGTAAGCCCGACCCGTCAAGCTAAGCCTGGTTTGAAATATTCGCTTTTCTTATGTACTACTTTCCCGGTATGCTTACAACACATCAGACCAGTTCAAATCATCAACATGAAAACACGTATTACCCATTTGCTTGGCATAGAAAAGCCCATCATTTTACCCGGCATGAGCTGGATCTCGGTCCCTGAACTTGTAGCGGCCGTATGCAACGCCGGTGGGCTGGGGATTTTAGCCACCGGGCCACTGACACAAGAGCAAACACGCCAGGCCATCGCCAAAATTCGCACTCTGACCGATAAACCCTTTGGCGTTGGAGTCACCTTACTGATGCCCGGCGCAAAAGAAAATGCCAAGGTCGCTTTGGCTGAGCAGGTGCCGGTGATTAACTTTTCTCTGGGCAAAGGTGACTGGATAGTGGAAGGCGTAAAACGCTACGGCGGTAAAACCATTGCCACTGTGGTCACCGAAAAGCACGCACTGGCTGCACAAAAAAGCGGTGCCGATGCCTTGCTGGTCACCGGTCATGAAGCCGCAGCCCATGGTGGTGAAGTAACGTCGCTGTGCTTAGTGCCTAATATTGTCGAACTGGTCGACATCCCAGTGATCGCAGCAGGCGGGTTTTCCGATGGCAAAGGCTTACTGGCTGCTCTGGCATTGGGCGCTGATGCCGTAGCCATGGGCTCTCGCCTGGCTACCAGCACGCAAAGCCCGGTCCATCAGAATGTCAAACAAGCGGTGGTTGACAAAAAGGTGGCGGACACCATTTACTCTAAAAACTTCGATGGCCTGTATGCCCGGGTAATGAAAACCCCGATGGCAGAAAAAGCCACCCGCCGTCCCATGAATCCCATAGTGGCAGTCTTTAAATCCTTTAAAGCGTCAAAAATGGTCGATATGCCGCTGTGGAAATTACTACTGGGACTACTGGCCCAGTTCGACAAAATACGTATGCTGACTCTGTTTGGTGCCGCCACAGAAAAACTGGAAGCCGCCACCATAGCGGGCGACCTGGAAAACGGCGTACAGTTTATTGGCCAGTCTCAGGGAATGATCCGCGATATCGAACCCGTTGAGGTACTGATGGAACGCATTATGGTTGAAGCAGAAGCCGAGCATACCCGGATCAACAAACTCATGATGCAATGACCTTAAGCTCAAATTCGCTCTCGCTAAACAACGATGCATGTTAGCCAAGCGATGGGGTGCTCTTAAAGGGTTGTCTGTGTAATAATTAACTGTAATTAAAACACTTAACCTTATCCAGACACCCAGATGCAACAGGTAATCGACATCCAGTGGTGGCAGCTGGGCTTATTCAGCCTGACCTTGCTGCTGCCCTTTACCATTAACGCGCTGTACCAACTCAAGATTGGCAAAGAAGCCGTTATCGGACTCATCCGCATGGTCGTGCAGTTATTGCTGGTCGGCCTGTATCTGGAGTACCTGTTTACGCTCAACAACTTGTGGATAAATCTGGTCTGGTTACTGGTGATGCTACTGGTCGGCAGCAGCGCAATTATCAGTAAAGCCCGCCTCCCCAGGCGACCGTTATTTCTGGCTGTCTTTACGGGTTTATGTGCAGGACTGTTACCTTTGCTGGGCTTCATTACTGTAGTGGTTGTTCAGCCAACCCCGTATTACCATGCTCAGTACCTGATCCCACTGGCAGGCATGTTGCTGGGCAACAGCCTCAATGCCAATATTGTTTGCCTGCAACACTTTTTCGACGCCTTTAAAACCCGCTGGTCTGAGTATGAAGCCGCGCTCTCACTCGGGGCACCCGTGCGCGCAGCCACCCTGCCCTTTGTACAAAACGCCCTGCAAAAAGCGCTCGCGCCTATTCTCGCCACCATGGCCACCACAGGCCTGGTCTCACTGCCCGGCATGATGACCGGTCAGATCCTTGGCGGTGCCAGCCCCATGGTAGCCATCAAATATCAGGTGATGATCATGATAGCCGTCTGGGTCATGATGAGTGTATCTATCACGATGTGCTTGTTTATTGCCGTACGCAATGTGATCAGTCCGCAGGGCAGACTAAATTCTGAATGCCTGGGGCTGGAAGCAAACAAACATAGAACATAATTAAACCCATAAACAATAAACTCGCTTCCAGCGTACCTGTCACCGTTTGCATATTTATTAGTATCGCACGCATGGGCCTGTTATCTCTGATTCGCGAAGCGGCTTGAGCTATGGATTGATTTATGGAACAATTCCGCACTTATTTACCCACTTCATTTATTGTGAGCCTGCTGATTTATATGTCAGTTAAATGCTGTGCACTTAGCACCATCAAAAATAGGCTCAATGCATCCAAAATTCATTCAAAGGAATAATTATGAATCTTTTAAAAAAAATATCTGTCTCCCTCGTTTTCCTGGTCAGCCTTCCAGCCTTTGCTGATTCTTTTTGTACAGGCAAGGTTACAAAGCTAGGTGTTGGCCGTCATGGAGTCGTTTATGTGTCTGGTCCTGGCGGTTTGCCCGTCGTTTATTTGTGTAATCTTCAGGGTAAGAGCAATGGTATCGAGACTGAAAGTTGTAAAGCAATGTACAGCTCACTGTTGGCTGCGAAGGCGCAAAACAAACCAGTAAGCATTACATTCAACCCTAATATTGGCTCTTGCTCAGGCTTAAGTTCTTGGCGATATGCGCCAAATGTCAACTGGGTTATTTCTGAGTAATATAACCTGAGACTATTCGCCAATGGCTCACTTGTAACTGTTGGCGCTTCCCACCTTCATATCGTGAAGCCTTTATATTAAATGGCTACCTGAACCTGTAGAGCGAGAAAGCAGCAATCGATCAGTTTAGTGCTCACATTGCTGTATGCCTAATTCCTGACTTGGTTATTCCCAAAGCTACAATCTTGCTTGGAGCGCTTAAATACGTTTTTCATCCAAACCTTCTGGTTTTTCGCTGTTTTTACCTGCTCAGGTAAAGCGTAAATCAACAACAAATAGTCACCCGTTACCATATCTTTGTCACTAAATGAGGGCGAGTTGGCATCTGACACCATAACGGGTTGAATCACAGCAGTCTGATTATTTCTGCGTAACTTCAACCTCTCAACGGTGCCCAGACCTGATGCTGAGTGGAAATGGCCGTTCAAATGAACCAGTTTATGCTTCGGATGAGCAGCCAATGCCCTATCAATTGACTCCGCCATGGTGTCATCACGTACCACCTGAGCATGGTAAGTATTCAGATAAGGTTTAGTCCGCTTTGAGTGCTTGTCAGTGCTTTGGGCGTCAGGCTTGTTACCCATTGACCCGGTGAACTTTTCAAAATAGGCGCCTTCCTCAGGCATATAGAACGAAGCAGCTATTTGATTTTTTCGTTGGGCAGGTAATTTATCCAGCACACTGAGACCCTCTCTACCGGTACACACAACGATGTCTTTTGGCGCATTGGCAGCAATGACTGGCAAGCCTCGTTGTTTTGCCATTTCTACCACTGGACGATAACTGCTTTTATAGTTTTCCCAGGCGCGCGCAAAATGACGAAGAGACCACTCACCTATCTTGCCACTCAGGTAGTCATCAACAATTGGTTGTACATCACGTTCAAATTGCTCCATCGATAAAATCACTTTTTCACCGCTGTCCAGCATGCGTTGGTAAATCACAGCTTGTGCAAGGTGATTACCGGGATGACCATGGTTTTCTCCAATAAAGACAACATCATATTCAAGAAGCCCACCATTACTGAGGCTGAGATCGACCACAACGGGCTTACCACTTCTTACATCAATGAGTTCATAGTCATACAAATTAACCAGCGGTCGAGTGAGCTGCCATCTTCCTTCCGTTGCGATTAATTTCTGTGAAGGTGACGAATTATGATTAAGTGAACAAGCACTTAAAAAAGTAAAGGTGATGACAATACAAGCCGTACAAAGTTTGTTCACGAGACCCGTTCCTCCTGAAAAATAATATCAAAATATCTGCCAAAGAAGCGTAACTGGCGCCTTACAGCTAATAAAAGTCCCAAGAGTTTGATCTTAGTCTTTGTAACGCTCGTACAGCCTTTTGTTATACCCATTTGCTTAGTTAAGTGCGCCATTTTGAGGCGAGAAAACATCGTCAATAACTAGGCAAAAATCTTGCTATTTAGTTGTTCTCAATAAGAAGTTTTTGGCATCGTTAGCGTCATATTTGCTCCTTCAAATTGAACAGATAGTAAGTGAAATTGGTATTCGTAAATTGCATAAACAAGCGACCCTGATTCAATACTCCTAGCCTGCACGACAAGCTTGGCTATATTGCTGAGAGTAACCGGAACTGAGCCATTACTCAGGCACAAAATCAGACATTCATATACGGTGACGAAGACATGAAGGTATTCTATAGAGACTTGGCAGCAAAAAAAATTGATAAGCTGGTCATTAACTCGCTTGATCAGGCGCTGTACCAGGCAATAGTCATCATAAACGGCGAAGAGCATATCGTCTGGCAAAATGAAAAAACAACGTTATTAACCCGGAATTTAACAGAGATGCGGGAATACTTTGAACAATTTGATATCCATGAAATAGCGCTCAGACACGAAAGTGCTTACGACGAAATGATAGGTTCAGAGCCAAAAAAGAACAGCAACAGGTTAGAAGTCCCACTCGGTAAAAGCCCCTACGCTTTACCAAAACACTTACACTGAAGCTTTGCGTGAGACAGGCAAACATTTCTCTTTTCTAAAAAGCCCCTGGCGCTCCGCCATCTATCTGCTCGACGCGCCTTGCTCCTGAAATAAAACCAGCATGCGTATTGAAGTGAATAATAAGAACACGAATGGTGGTGGCGGTAACTAAGCAAACTAATAAGTAACCTCTACATCACCGATTAGACTGCTAAATTACCACTCTCCAGATGCTTTTATTTGAAAACAAGCACCGACCCCACCTCCATCACAGTGCTGAATATATAAACGCTCTCAGTGTTTACTAAAAGTCTATTTTAGACTTCCTTTCAGTATGTTAGGATTAACTAACCAATCAATTGTGCGAGTGTGGCGCAGCCCATGAAACCAAAATTATTTGTTCTGAAAATGCCGTTCGAAGACGGTCCCGGAAAAATGTGGATTTGTTCACATTGCGCATTAATAGAAGGGGCGTTATCGGCCAATCCGCATTGGCTAGAGGCTATTGATGTTCGTCGTATCGGCTTTGCAAAACCTCGCAGTGAAGTTGTTGCACTTTTAGGTGAAGACAACCAGTGGCTGCCTGTTCTCATTTTAAACAAGCATCATACGATTACTGATCCTGTGGAGATAATCAATTACCTGGCAGAACAATTTGGCGGTGCCAGTGTACACCCCTAACTCAGAGGTAATGGCCTAAAAGCTTAGTTCCGATTAGCTATGGCTATAGGTCATACCGAATATAAGACTGGCCACCTCAGTCAATTACCCAGACTTGGGCTGTTTAGAAAGGAGTTACTGTTGGAAAAAGTGCTTGTAAGTGCCTGCTTGCTTGGCAACAAAGTTCGCTACAATGCCAGCTGTTTGTCGATCCCCGATGCTGATTTACACTGGCTTCAATCAAATATGACACTGGTTGCGCTTTGCCCTGAAGTATCAGCGGGGTTACCCACACCCAGAGCCCCGGCTGAAATCACAGCAGGACAAGGTCTGGATGTGCTCAACGGCGCTACCAGGGTAATTGAGAAAGATGGCACTGACGTCACTGCAGCATTTATTGAAGGCGCAGAAAACGCATTGGCACTGTGCCAA contains the following coding sequences:
- a CDS encoding NAD(P)H-dependent flavin oxidoreductase yields the protein MKTRITHLLGIEKPIILPGMSWISVPELVAAVCNAGGLGILATGPLTQEQTRQAIAKIRTLTDKPFGVGVTLLMPGAKENAKVALAEQVPVINFSLGKGDWIVEGVKRYGGKTIATVVTEKHALAAQKSGADALLVTGHEAAAHGGEVTSLCLVPNIVELVDIPVIAAGGFSDGKGLLAALALGADAVAMGSRLATSTQSPVHQNVKQAVVDKKVADTIYSKNFDGLYARVMKTPMAEKATRRPMNPIVAVFKSFKASKMVDMPLWKLLLGLLAQFDKIRMLTLFGAATEKLEAATIAGDLENGVQFIGQSQGMIRDIEPVEVLMERIMVEAEAEHTRINKLMMQ
- a CDS encoding ABC transporter permease, whose amino-acid sequence is MQQVIDIQWWQLGLFSLTLLLPFTINALYQLKIGKEAVIGLIRMVVQLLLVGLYLEYLFTLNNLWINLVWLLVMLLVGSSAIISKARLPRRPLFLAVFTGLCAGLLPLLGFITVVVVQPTPYYHAQYLIPLAGMLLGNSLNANIVCLQHFFDAFKTRWSEYEAALSLGAPVRAATLPFVQNALQKALAPILATMATTGLVSLPGMMTGQILGGASPMVAIKYQVMIMIAVWVMMSVSITMCLFIAVRNVISPQGRLNSECLGLEANKHRT
- a CDS encoding ChaN family lipoprotein, which codes for MNKLCTACIVITFTFLSACSLNHNSSPSQKLIATEGRWQLTRPLVNLYDYELIDVRSGKPVVVDLSLSNGGLLEYDVVFIGENHGHPGNHLAQAVIYQRMLDSGEKVILSMEQFERDVQPIVDDYLSGKIGEWSLRHFARAWENYKSSYRPVVEMAKQRGLPVIAANAPKDIVVCTGREGLSVLDKLPAQRKNQIAASFYMPEEGAYFEKFTGSMGNKPDAQSTDKHSKRTKPYLNTYHAQVVRDDTMAESIDRALAAHPKHKLVHLNGHFHSASGLGTVERLKLRRNNQTAVIQPVMVSDANSPSFSDKDMVTGDYLLLIYALPEQVKTAKNQKVWMKNVFKRSKQDCSFGNNQVRN
- a CDS encoding DUF6482 family protein, which gives rise to MKVFYRDLAAKKIDKLVINSLDQALYQAIVIINGEEHIVWQNEKTTLLTRNLTEMREYFEQFDIHEIALRHESAYDEMIGSEPKKNSNRLEVPLGKSPYALPKHLH
- a CDS encoding DUF3088 family protein gives rise to the protein MKPKLFVLKMPFEDGPGKMWICSHCALIEGALSANPHWLEAIDVRRIGFAKPRSEVVALLGEDNQWLPVLILNKHHTITDPVEIINYLAEQFGGASVHP
- a CDS encoding DUF523 domain-containing protein, with amino-acid sequence MEKVLVSACLLGNKVRYNASCLSIPDADLHWLQSNMTLVALCPEVSAGLPTPRAPAEITAGQGLDVLNGATRVIEKDGTDVTAAFIEGAENALALCQQQQIKYAVLAQGSPSCGSAKIYDGTFSGVKINGSGVTAALLTRNGIQVFSQHTISQLRNLLHRLS